A stretch of the Streptomyces sp. Edi2 genome encodes the following:
- a CDS encoding serine/threonine-protein kinase yields the protein MEDVRELLAEYGQVHSDELPAQDRYRLLVEVVAALIRRTDPDATLAHRSPDEPAVFFELAGRDYAITVSAAAGDDAPEAARDAVRARERDLGPGVRWILICARVTGQEMDDAVSSALSTQGVLLDRDHLEAAVCDLVSLASLIRAAFRPPRPPHTLLHELLLEQPPEQAPVLALAARPAGAASVPSRPAAGIDLSVVMAGESWPLRPTGLAWESANRALITTETGLAEVDLQRGGTRWRLPLPGVHGDAAVLPDGTVWVLCGPAVVRWREGVLQAAGGGFEANANLLLGPDASVWVLSGSGATLGAGTGSTLALTRLAQQVGDQQRFSLDFDASVRSAAWLGERRFLLAAGGHSAVVDLAVSTSARGRESWMLTPVSYPGHLAYSGGGTVLVAGRSGSGVGVEVHALDAAGRTSDVVAEVQLGDVHGLLQSPAGGPAYLLGSLPTNDVNAVHPVLMKITGHVPANAPTAGDLAPPPAADPYDAVRRQARGVKKDYALQKFPLPDGQGGMGIVHEAVHKETGTVVAFKKPRSLRENLTARMLREIEVAQKLGANRHVMPVLDSSPRAEWFVMPMAQNTAEGLQPELQRDEAQLRALVDAVASALADAHRLDYLHRDIKPANILLLDGRWVLGDWGIVRRPRGQTTNPKRTGTTIGTVEFGAPELSVDPHNATPASDIYSLGKVIGWLLTGLPPEVNVPLLPAGPWRGVVRRCTYRDPLQRPQTIADFLDLVEQETAPQIDLPVARAHQVLAAAQEGDTDAARRLLALAADHGDDYELYLDVLPGLDMDTAAPLLLDHPEQTRTLVEAMTAHVRGDGTGWPHWNESKRAIAWLRGVARHAAEAEQWDLLEEAARGMCTWDEASNEFDQQIATRDWLRRLHGQAARILAGVLHEHPGSARYYYELAGERAVDMAIRNAVNPSTSN from the coding sequence ATGGAGGACGTACGGGAGCTGCTGGCCGAGTACGGCCAGGTCCACAGCGACGAACTACCGGCGCAGGACCGCTACCGGCTCCTGGTCGAGGTGGTCGCGGCGCTGATCCGGCGCACCGACCCCGACGCGACCCTCGCCCACCGATCACCCGACGAGCCGGCCGTGTTCTTCGAACTCGCCGGACGCGACTACGCGATCACCGTGTCGGCCGCGGCCGGCGACGACGCGCCCGAGGCGGCCCGCGACGCGGTGCGCGCCCGCGAACGCGACCTCGGGCCGGGGGTGCGATGGATCCTGATCTGCGCGAGGGTCACGGGCCAGGAGATGGACGACGCCGTGAGCAGCGCCCTGTCGACGCAGGGCGTTCTCCTGGACCGTGACCATCTCGAGGCCGCCGTGTGCGACCTCGTATCCCTCGCGTCCCTGATCCGCGCGGCCTTCCGCCCGCCGCGGCCGCCGCACACCCTGCTGCACGAGCTCCTGCTGGAACAGCCTCCAGAACAGGCCCCAGTACTGGCTCTGGCGGCCCGCCCGGCCGGGGCGGCGAGCGTGCCGTCCCGCCCGGCGGCGGGCATCGACCTCTCTGTCGTCATGGCGGGCGAGTCCTGGCCGCTGCGGCCGACCGGGCTGGCCTGGGAGTCCGCGAACCGCGCGCTGATCACCACCGAAACCGGTCTGGCCGAGGTGGACCTGCAGCGGGGAGGGACCAGGTGGCGGCTGCCACTTCCCGGCGTCCACGGTGATGCCGCGGTGCTGCCCGACGGCACGGTGTGGGTGCTGTGCGGGCCGGCGGTGGTGAGGTGGCGCGAGGGCGTACTGCAGGCGGCCGGCGGCGGATTCGAGGCGAACGCCAACCTGCTGCTCGGCCCCGACGCGAGCGTGTGGGTCCTGTCCGGATCCGGCGCAACCCTCGGCGCCGGCACCGGCTCGACCCTGGCCCTCACGCGGCTCGCCCAGCAGGTGGGCGACCAGCAGCGGTTCTCCCTCGACTTCGACGCGTCGGTCCGCTCGGCCGCCTGGCTCGGCGAGCGTCGCTTCCTCCTCGCCGCCGGCGGACACAGCGCCGTCGTCGACCTCGCCGTCAGCACCAGCGCCCGGGGACGCGAGAGCTGGATGCTGACTCCGGTGTCCTACCCGGGACATCTCGCATACAGCGGCGGCGGCACCGTCCTGGTGGCCGGACGCTCCGGCTCGGGGGTCGGCGTGGAAGTGCACGCCCTCGACGCGGCCGGCCGCACCAGCGACGTGGTCGCCGAGGTGCAGCTCGGCGACGTCCACGGGCTCCTCCAGAGCCCGGCGGGCGGCCCCGCGTACCTGCTGGGATCCCTGCCGACCAACGACGTCAACGCCGTCCACCCCGTCCTCATGAAGATCACCGGCCACGTCCCCGCCAACGCACCAACGGCCGGGGACCTCGCGCCACCGCCGGCCGCCGACCCATACGACGCGGTGCGCCGCCAGGCCCGCGGGGTGAAGAAGGACTACGCCCTGCAGAAGTTCCCGCTGCCGGACGGCCAGGGCGGCATGGGCATCGTCCACGAGGCCGTGCACAAGGAGACGGGCACCGTCGTCGCGTTCAAGAAGCCGCGCTCGCTGCGCGAAAACCTGACCGCGAGGATGCTGCGCGAGATCGAGGTGGCGCAGAAGCTCGGCGCCAACCGCCACGTGATGCCCGTCCTCGACTCCAGCCCCCGGGCCGAGTGGTTCGTCATGCCGATGGCCCAGAACACCGCCGAAGGCCTCCAGCCCGAGCTGCAGCGCGACGAGGCGCAACTGCGGGCCCTGGTCGACGCGGTCGCCTCCGCCCTGGCCGACGCCCACCGCCTGGACTACCTGCACCGCGACATCAAGCCCGCCAACATCCTCCTCCTCGACGGCCGGTGGGTCCTCGGCGACTGGGGCATCGTGCGCCGTCCCCGCGGGCAGACAACCAACCCCAAGCGCACCGGCACCACGATCGGGACCGTCGAGTTCGGCGCCCCCGAGCTGTCCGTCGATCCGCACAACGCCACGCCCGCCAGCGACATCTACAGCCTGGGCAAGGTCATCGGCTGGCTGCTCACCGGCCTTCCCCCGGAGGTGAACGTGCCGCTGCTGCCGGCCGGGCCCTGGCGCGGCGTCGTCCGGCGGTGCACCTACCGCGATCCGCTCCAGCGCCCGCAGACGATCGCCGACTTCCTCGACCTGGTCGAGCAGGAGACTGCACCGCAGATCGACCTGCCCGTCGCGCGGGCCCACCAGGTCCTGGCGGCGGCCCAGGAGGGAGACACCGACGCCGCCCGCCGGCTCCTGGCTCTGGCCGCCGACCACGGAGACGACTACGAGCTCTACCTGGACGTCCTGCCCGGCCTGGACATGGACACGGCCGCGCCGCTCCTGCTGGACCACCCCGAGCAGACCCGCACCCTGGTGGAGGCGATGACCGCTCACGTCCGGGGCGACGGCACCGGCTGGCCGCACTGGAACGAGTCCAAGCGGGCCATCGCCTGGCTGCGCGGCGTCGCCCGCCACGCTGCCGAGGCGGAGCAGTGGGACCTCCTGGAGGAGGCCGCCCGCGGCATGTGCACCTGGGACGAGGCGTCCAACGAGTTCGACCAGCAGATCGCGACGCGGGACTGGCTGCGCCGTCTGCACGGCCAGGCAGCCCGGATCCTCGCCGGGGTGCTGCACGAGCATCCCGGCAGCGCCCGCTACTACTACGAACTCGCGGGCGAACGGGCCGTGGACATGGCCATCCGCAACGCCGTCAACCCCTCGACCAGCAACTGA
- a CDS encoding RNase adapter RapZ: MTSDLMGSQSPHALIQTVIISYGEGHHDAPRGDALRVDARPLRNPPEDPAMRDRMLHSTGLDPEVRAYVLSSPGAERLIDRSTRRALALLGQARTGRRVDLHVVCGGGRHRSVAVAEEVAERLRAAGYGVETEHPHIARPILRWHPQLTEHELAALRLLASGQHHLEVAEDLRVRPETAGRLLHRAQIHLRARTLYEAVAQGCALGIIDPEPPGYPHRRSAPPAP; this comes from the coding sequence ATGACCAGCGACCTTATGGGCTCCCAGTCCCCGCATGCCCTCATCCAGACCGTGATCATCAGCTACGGAGAAGGCCACCACGACGCACCCCGAGGCGACGCGCTCCGCGTGGATGCCCGCCCGCTGCGCAACCCGCCCGAGGACCCGGCCATGCGCGACCGGATGCTCCACTCCACCGGCCTGGATCCCGAGGTGCGCGCCTACGTCCTCAGCTCGCCCGGAGCGGAGCGCCTCATCGACCGCAGCACCCGCCGCGCGCTCGCGCTCCTTGGTCAGGCGAGGACCGGCCGGCGCGTCGACCTGCACGTGGTGTGCGGGGGCGGCCGCCATCGGTCGGTCGCGGTCGCCGAAGAGGTGGCCGAGCGCCTGCGCGCCGCCGGCTACGGCGTGGAGACCGAACACCCGCACATCGCCCGGCCGATCCTGCGGTGGCATCCGCAGCTCACCGAGCACGAACTGGCCGCGCTCCGACTCCTCGCGAGCGGCCAGCACCATCTGGAGGTCGCCGAGGATCTCAGGGTGCGGCCCGAGACCGCGGGCCGGCTCCTGCATCGCGCGCAGATCCATCTCCGCGCGCGTACCCTCTACGAGGCCGTCGCGCAGGGGTGCGCGCTCGGCATCATCGACCCCGAACCGCCGGGATATCCCCACAGGCGCAGCGCACCCCCGGCACCCTGA